In one window of Erinaceus europaeus chromosome 17, mEriEur2.1, whole genome shotgun sequence DNA:
- the LOC103122877 gene encoding olfactory receptor 51L1-like — MNEMPTLSTANLSYSAFQLTGFPGLEWAHHWISLPIFAGYLVALLGNSTILHLVRTDPSLHQPMYYFLAILAVTDVGLCMCTLPSVLGVLWFDARRVGLVSCVLQQHFLHSFFFMESAVLFAMALDRLVAIRFPLRYAAMLTGPRVALAGAVLGMRSAIITAAPSLHLLKFDYCRPGALSHAYCLHQDMIRLACSDTRFNRLYGLCIIMLAMGSDVLFIVLSYTVILRTVLAIASSGERFKALNTCVSHLLAVLCFYVPVLGLSIVHRFGHHLSPLVHILMGTISVLFPPLMNPIIYSVKTKQIRKAILKVVSLGKLQ, encoded by the coding sequence ATGAATGAGATGCCTACCCTCTCCACTGCCAACTTGAGCTACTCTGCATTTCAGCTGACAGGCTTCCCTGGCTTGGAATGGGCTCACCACTGGATCTCACTGCCCATTTTTGCAGGCTACCTCGTGGCCTTGCTGGGCAATTCCACCATCTTGCATCTGGTTCGAACTGACCCTTCCCTCCATCAGCCTATGTACTACTTCCTGGCCATCCTGGCCGTGACAGACGTGGGCCTGTGCATGTGCACCCTGCCCTCGGTGCTGGGCGTGCTGTGGTTTGACGCCCGCAGGGTCGGCCTGGTGTCCTGTGTCCTGCAGCAGCACTTCCTCCACTCCTTCTTCTTCATGGAGTCGGCCGTGCTCTTCGCCATGGCCCTGGACCGGTTGGTGGCCATCCGATTCCCACTGCGCTATGCGGCTATGCTCACAGGCCCCCGGGTGGCTCTGGCGGGCGCCGTGCTGGGCATGCGGAGCGCCATCATCACCGCGGCACCCTCGCTGCACCTACTGAAGTTTGACTACTGTCGCCCTGGGGCGCTCTCCCATGCTTACTGCCTGCACCAGGACATGATCCGCCTGGCCTGCTCTGACACCCGCTTTAACAGGCTCTACGGGCTCTGCATCATCATGCTGGCCATGGGCTCCGACGTCCTCTTCATCGTGCTGTCCTACACTGTCATCCTGCGCACCGTGCTGGCCATCGCCTCCTCAGGCGAGCGCTTCAAGGCCCTCAACACTTGCGTCTCCCACCTCCTGGCTGTGCTCTGCTTCTATGTGCCAGTGCTTGGACTCTCCATTGTGCACAGGTTTGGACATCACCTCTCACCCCTGGTGCACATCCTTATGGGGACCATCTCTGTGCTCTTCCCACCCCTGATGAACCCCATTATCTATAGCGTCAAGACCAAGCAGATCAGAAAGGCCATTCTCAAGGTGGTCTCACTGGGAAAGTTACAATAA